One Miscanthus floridulus cultivar M001 chromosome 11, ASM1932011v1, whole genome shotgun sequence DNA window includes the following coding sequences:
- the LOC136494101 gene encoding LOW QUALITY PROTEIN: formin-like protein 2 (The sequence of the model RefSeq protein was modified relative to this genomic sequence to represent the inferred CDS: inserted 4 bases in 2 codons; deleted 2 bases in 2 codons), with protein sequence MMPATMSSLSRRRLLCLFLIACLAALLFSIAGSAGKTKGTDNGDSRFRVLRGLDTLGRRQKQRHGHGHGISPAPAPARARLPLLHKDARLPVPGEVAHNHKRGGNATTAPRQSPPRDGGGERGSKKKSMPLVVVAATAALSGAALVLLAVLVVFLTCRKFQGRRGGGGDQSGGTNKVSFEPGPGMFYLDAIKPYLDDAGRDGGGKAAPEMAGTKDEEXPGRDDEEGGGACSDDDGAESVHSCCFQSSHFSYSELAKGGQADGVSPSPSVRSKRRGSAPTTPSDKTKAVGXPYSPLGPRTPSSGERGRRAHSPSSTSVSVLTEQSLNDHELQGTAHSVRSLKFQSGGACHAIEAGAEADAASRKTAPPPTPPPATPPPPPPPVMVKQQQNVQMSCGGPAVPPPPPPPPPPLLIPQRQNAQRINGPILPPPQAPPPGLFRQTAPVGKNGAPLPKLKPLHWDKVRAAPNRRMVWDRIRSSSFELDEQMIESLFRYNAAARCSAKLEEGQSRSPSLGHHVLDPKRLQNITILMKAVNATADQIYAALLQGNGLSVQQLEALFKMAPTKEEVEKLESYDGDVGSLVAAERLLKVALTIPCAFARVEAMLYRETFADEVSHIRKSFAMLEDACRELMSSKLFLKLLEAVLKTGNRMNVGTTRGGAMAFKLDTLLKLADVKGTDGKTTLLHFVVQEMVRSQKPPPTRAAEGPDIVTGLAAELTNVRKTATVDLDVLTTSVSSLSNGLSRIKAVGTDQLAGDEKGQRFVAFMAPFVSQAEEVIRELEDGERRVLAHVRDITEYYHGDVGKEEASPLRIFVIVRDFLAMLERVSKEVRGARGCHGSNQTLP encoded by the exons ATGATGCCTGCAACCATGTCCAGTCTCTCCAGACGCCGCCTGCTCTGCCTCTTCTTGATCGCATGCCTCGCCGCTCTTCTTTTCTCGATCGCCGGCAGCGCCGGGAAGACCAAGGGAACTGACAATGGCGACTCGAGGTTCAGAGTGCTGCGTGGTCTTGACACCCTAGGCCGAAGGCAGAAACAGCGTCACGGTCACGGCCATGGAATCTCTCCGGCCCCGGCTCCGGCGCGTGCCCGCTTACCTCTGCTCCACAAGGACGCGCGGCTGCCGGTCCCCGGGGAAGTCGCCCACAACCATAAGAGAGGAGGAAATGCCACCACGGcaccgaggcagagcccgccGCGCGACGGGGGAGGCGAACGCGGAAGCAAGAAGAAAAGTATGCCGCTGGTCGTCGTCGCCGCGACGGCCGCGCTATCGGGGGCGGCGCTGGTGCTCCTCGCCGTCCTGGTGGTGTTCCTGACGTGCAGGAAGTTCCAGGGCAggcgcggaggcggcggcgaccAGAGCGGCGGCACCAACAAGGTGAGCTTCGAGCCCGGCCCGGGCATGTTCTACCTGGACGCCATCAAGCCGTACCTCGACGACGCTGGCCGCGACGGCGGGGGAAAGGCGGCGCCGGAGATGGCCGGGACGAAGGACGAGGA CCCAGGGCGCGATGACGAGGAAGGCGGCGGAGCTTGctccgacgacgacggcgccgagTCGGTCCACTCGTGCTGCTTCCAGTCGTCGCATTTCTCCTACTCCGAGCTCGCGAAGGGCGGCCAGGCCGACGGCGTGTCGCCGTCGCCCTCCGTCCGGTCCAAGCGGCGGGGCTCTGCTCCGACGACGCCTTCGGACAAGACGAAGGCTGTGGG CCCGTATTCGCCGCTGGGCCCGCGCACGCCGAGCAGTGGGGAGCGGGGCCGCCGCGCGCACTCCCCGTCGAGCACGTCGGTGTCCGTGTTGACGGAGCAGTCGTTAAATGATCATGAGCTCCAGGGAACCGCTCATTCCGTCAGGTCTCTGAAATTCCAGAGCGGCGGCGCGTGCCACGCAATAGAAGCAGGAGCAGAGGCAGATGCCGCAAGTAGaaaaacagcgccacctccaacgccgccgcccgccaccccgccgccgccgccgccaccggtgaTGGTTAAACAGCAGCAGAACGTTCAGATGAGCTGTGGTGGTCCGGCCGttcccccaccgccgccgcctccgccacctCCACTGCTAATTCCACAACGACAGAATGCTCAGAGGATCAATGGCCCCATCCTCCCGCCGCCGCAGGCACCACCGCCGGGTCTGTTCAGGCAGACGGCGCCTGTGGGCAAGAACGGCGCGCCGCTGCCCAAGCTGAAGCCCCTGCACTGGGACAAGGTGCGCGCCGCGCCCAACCGGCGGATGGTGTGGGACAGGATCCGCTCCAGCTCGTTCGA ACTGGACGAACAGATGATCGAGTCGCTGTTCAGGTACAACGCCGCCGCGAGGTGCTCGGCGAAGCTCGAGGAAGGCCAGAGCCGGAGCCCCTCGCTCGGACACCATGTCCTA GACCCCAAGAGGCTGCAGAACATCACCATCCTGATGAAAGCCGTGAACGCCACCGCCGACCAAATCTACGCCGCGCTGCTGCAAG GGAACGGCCTGTCGGTGCAGCAGCTGGAGGCACTGTTCAAGATGGCGCCCACCAAGGAAGAGGTCGAGAAGCTCGAGAGCTACGACGGCGACGTCGGCAGCCTGGTCGCGGCGGAAAGGCTCCTCAAGGTGGCGCTCACGATACCGTGCGCGTTCGCGCGCGTCGAGGCCATGCTGTACCGGGAGACCTTCGCCGATGAAGTCAGCCACATCAGGAAGTCGTTCGCGATGCTCGAG GACGCGTGCAGGGAGCTGATGTCGAGCAAGCTGTTCCTGAAGCTGCTGGAGGCCGTGCTGAAGACTGGGAACCGGATGAACGTCGGGACGACGCGGGGCGGCGCCATGGCGTTCAAGCTGGACACTCTGCTCAAGCTCGCCGACGTCAAGGGCACCGACGGGAAGACCACGCTGCTGCACTTCGTGGTCCAGGAGATGGTCCGCTCCCAGAAGCCACCACCGACGCGCGCTGCGGAGGGGCCGGACATCGTGACCGGGCTCGCCGCCGAGCTCACCAACGTCAGGAAGACGGCGACCGTCGACCTGGACGTGCTCACCACCTCGGTGTCGAGCCTCTCGAACGGCTTGTCCCGGATCAAGGCT GTGGGGACGGACCAGCTGGCAGGCGACGAGAAGGGCCAGCGCTTCGTCGCCTTCATGGCCCCGTTCGTGAGCCAGGCCGAGGAGGTGATCCGGGAGCTGGAGGACGGCGAGCGCCGGGTCCTGGCGCACGTTAGGGACATCACCGAGTACTACCACGGCGACGTCGGCAAGGAGGAGGCCAGCCCGCTCCGGATCTTCGTCATCGTCAGGGACTTCTTGGCGATGCTGGAGAGGGTGTCCAAGGAGGTGAGGGGAGCCAGGGGTTGCCACGGATCAAACCAAACGCTACCCTGA